The nucleotide sequence ACTTTCTCTACATTCGAACTCACGAAAAGTGATATTAGAACCTGTTGTTTTTTGTTGTACTTTTTGGCAGCGATCAACAGGCTCTAGTCTAAATGAAATACTCGCGTAAGCGGCTGAACAACCGGGCTATTATCGGCGTTGTGTTCCATAATATCGCCCATAAATTCCCACCACTTTTGCATGATTTCGTATTCGGGTAAGTTATCCATATCGTGAGTCGATTCCCGTTTTAACACTGCGAATAACTGCAAGGTGTCTGGGTGCAGAAATATTGAGTAGTCGTGGATACCCGCTTTTTTCAATAAAGCCACAAGTTCAGGCCAAATCTCATCGTGACGTTTTTTATATTCATCCTCAAAACCGGGCAGCAACTGCATTACAAACGCTATTTTTTCCATTTCAAATATCCTATTAGAGCTCACTGACAACGCACTTAGTCAGCCTTGATTTCGTTACCTGCAAACGATTATGCCGAGTCCCCCCCTGTGGCTCAAGGTTAAAATAAGGCGGCGCGCCTACATGTAGGGTTTGAGGTGATTATGCGTAAACGCGCCATAAAAAATATACAAATGACTCTTGCGTTCACTTTGACATCGACGATGGTTTTACTCTATTTAACCCGAAAACCTATGTAACACCGGTCGAACTTCACACACTAGCCCTTAACAATCAAATTCAATCATAAATATTCAAGCAATGTAAATACGAGGAAACATTAAAGTTCAAATGAGAAACATAGAACTCGACGGTTTGTGAACACATGAATAGTTCATAGGCCGTGAAAATCTAAAATATCCTCAGCCAGTTTCTGTAATGAATTTTCTTGAGAAGAATTTGCCGCGATGTGTTCAACTTCATGAATCAAGTTGGAGTGGAGCCAAGATGGCTCTACACTGTACATTGCTTGAATGGCCGCACGCCTTAATGCCAAATCAGGTTGCGATAAAAGTTTCTCTATTGCCGATACCAGACTTAATTGAGAACCGTACAGCGTAATACCAGCAATGGCTTGCACCTGGATATCCGGGTTTTGATATAATAATAATGTCTCCATATGCTGCGCTATCTCTTCTTTTTTGTGCGCCTGAGCGCTACGTAAATTTAGCAGTCTCGCGATATCAGCGATATGGGTAGGTTTCTCCATATGATAACTTTGCTCAATCAAGAGTGCTTCTACTTCTAAAGAGGTAGATGAAAAGTGGTGATTTTTTACGATATCAAGGGCCAAATCTACCGCTTGTGACGTACCTTCACGGAAAAGACTATTTAATACGGTGAGTCTTAGGCCTTCATCTTCGAGGGAGAGCGCATCAAGTAGAATTCTCTGCTCGGAATAATTCGCGTTTAATAGTTTATAAACCATAAACTCAGTAGGTGATGGATGAGTTCGGAGCAAAAACAAGAAATCCAGAAGTTTTGATCTATCTCCTCTAATCATGGCTTCGTAGCCAGCTTCTATATGACCTTTCTCATTATTCT is from Alteromonas australica and encodes:
- the rhaM gene encoding L-rhamnose mutarotase gives rise to the protein MEKIAFVMQLLPGFEDEYKKRHDEIWPELVALLKKAGIHDYSIFLHPDTLQLFAVLKRESTHDMDNLPEYEIMQKWWEFMGDIMEHNADNSPVVQPLTRVFHLD